A part of Neodiprion pinetum isolate iyNeoPine1 chromosome 4, iyNeoPine1.2, whole genome shotgun sequence genomic DNA contains:
- the LOC124216827 gene encoding uncharacterized protein yields MQRFVLLAIVGFCLAAYATADDLRLGEREDGDVLVASRRLFRFPVPGKSMVAKSGFNTEGRITAVSAVNAPGKAATINVVKGGVGTRTIVVSAVGELGTGLDVQLDVYAVEDKAANAHNRVILS; encoded by the exons ATGCAGAGATTCGTTCTACTAGCCATCGTGGGATTCTGCCTCGCCGCCTACGCCACGGCCGATGATCTCAGGCTCGGAGAGCGTGAGGATGGAGACGTTCTCGTGGCGAGCAGACGTTTGTTCAGG TTCCCTGTTCCTGGGAAATCCATGGTTGCTAAGTCAGGGTTCAATACCGAGGGCAGAATTACCGCAGTATCAGCAGTGAACGCCCCAGGGAAGGCAGCGACGATCAACGTGGTCAAAGGAGGCGTTGGTACCAGAACTATTGTAGTCTCAGCCGTTGGTGAATTGGGTACTGGATTGGATGTACAGCTTGACGTTTACGCCGTAGAAGATAAAGCTGCGAACGCGCATAACAGAGTTATTCTTTCTTGA